In Mucilaginibacter celer, one DNA window encodes the following:
- a CDS encoding 3-keto-disaccharide hydrolase, protein MKKMMLGLMAIPAFCLSVSAQTKLFDGKTTKGWHTYLKQEVTGWKVVDGALQLDPAAQGHGDLVTDGEYENYELTLEWNITKEGNSGIIFGVHEDPEFGATYLTGMEMQVLDNKDASDNKKENHLAGSLYDMIAPSKDVCKPAGEWNKVKLRKKDGQLTFWLNGTQIVDIKMGSDEWNKALADSKFKNWKGFAQYPKGHIALQDHGHLVSYRNIKLKEL, encoded by the coding sequence ATGAAAAAGATGATGCTTGGCCTGATGGCCATCCCTGCCTTTTGCCTGTCGGTATCGGCCCAGACCAAACTGTTCGACGGTAAAACCACCAAAGGCTGGCACACCTATTTAAAACAGGAAGTTACGGGCTGGAAAGTTGTTGATGGCGCACTGCAGCTTGACCCCGCTGCACAAGGCCACGGCGACCTGGTTACCGACGGCGAGTACGAAAACTACGAACTTACCTTAGAGTGGAATATTACAAAGGAAGGCAACAGCGGCATCATCTTCGGTGTTCATGAAGATCCCGAATTTGGCGCTACCTACCTAACCGGTATGGAAATGCAGGTATTGGATAACAAGGATGCCAGCGACAATAAAAAAGAAAACCACCTTGCAGGCTCATTATATGATATGATAGCCCCATCAAAAGATGTATGCAAACCGGCCGGCGAATGGAATAAAGTGAAACTACGCAAAAAGGACGGCCAACTTACCTTTTGGCTTAACGGCACCCAGATTGTTGATATAAAAATGGGTAGCGACGAATGGAACAAAGCGCTTGCCGATAGCAAATTCAAAAACTGGAAAGGTTTTGCACAATACCCTAAAGGTCACATTGCCCTGCAGGATCATGGCCACCTGGTAAGCTACCGTAACATTAAACTGAAAGAGCTTTAA
- a CDS encoding phospholipase A yields MINFTSVKPAFAKPVLSRRLAATALKTVCAIFLFILADGFTASADIRYNAPADTTADSALIKKRLVNQAFGHIYEQNLRVSEGGNDYFNKIKTQLTADLAPNFVLFNTPKSPLYAVFTARVKIRLLSSQGAPVKSPSFMPGLTFFYRLNADTYKPQFLSFGYSHHSNGVRGPSLNPDGSFNRDSGKFTTNFYTLTFYNGKRIDKKDLIIQRYDNLGLEVHAGLFNLGLSEGLKDHYGFIRINGSRMYNFAKAEVDPTDKTKKIYQNWQRIRFDFTYIADKYDDYSHFNFKKRLNVSLKYYYQFPFMPDAALMVGGGYRGQDDYNQFFEDSYAYMTIGFATSLSFNAHKR; encoded by the coding sequence TTGATCAATTTTACTTCTGTAAAACCGGCTTTCGCGAAGCCTGTTTTATCCCGTCGCTTAGCTGCTACTGCGCTTAAAACTGTCTGCGCAATCTTTCTTTTTATTTTAGCCGATGGATTTACAGCCTCGGCGGACATTCGTTATAATGCCCCGGCTGATACTACAGCCGACAGTGCGTTAATTAAAAAACGCTTAGTTAACCAGGCATTCGGTCATATTTATGAGCAAAATCTGCGTGTATCCGAAGGGGGTAACGATTACTTCAACAAAATAAAAACACAGTTAACGGCCGATCTTGCTCCTAACTTTGTTTTGTTCAATACGCCAAAGTCTCCACTATATGCTGTGTTCACAGCAAGGGTGAAAATCCGTTTACTATCATCACAGGGCGCACCCGTAAAATCGCCAAGCTTTATGCCGGGCTTAACCTTCTTTTACAGGCTTAATGCCGATACTTATAAACCGCAGTTTTTATCATTCGGTTATTCGCACCACTCAAACGGGGTACGCGGCCCATCGCTTAATCCGGATGGCAGTTTTAACCGTGATAGCGGTAAATTCACTACCAACTTTTATACCCTTACTTTTTACAACGGTAAACGCATCGATAAAAAAGATCTCATTATTCAGCGGTATGATAATTTGGGACTGGAAGTTCATGCCGGCTTGTTTAACCTTGGCTTATCTGAAGGACTGAAAGATCACTACGGCTTTATCCGTATTAATGGCAGCCGCATGTACAACTTTGCCAAGGCAGAGGTTGACCCAACTGATAAAACCAAAAAAATCTACCAAAACTGGCAGCGCATCCGCTTCGACTTCACATACATTGCCGATAAGTATGACGACTACTCGCATTTTAACTTTAAAAAGCGACTAAACGTGAGCCTGAAATACTACTACCAGTTTCCGTTTATGCCGGATGCCGCGCTTATGGTTGGCGGTGGCTATCGCGGCCAGGATGATTATAACCAGTTTTTTGAGGATAGTTACGCTTATATGACTATAGGCTTTGCTACGAGTTTGAGCTTTAATGCGCATAAGCGTTAA
- the efp gene encoding elongation factor P — protein MAKASDVKNGNILRFNGELIQVEEFIHRTPGNLRAFYQARMRNVKTGKLVEYRFRTDEEVDIARVETNDYQYLYDEGDSLVVMDNTTYDQHNVPKSLFGPAVKFLKEGMNVIVAFESDEPIMGSIPGSAELEVTYTEPAVKGDTSSGALKAATLETGAEIRVPLFINIGDKIKVDTASGSYVERAK, from the coding sequence ATGGCTAAGGCATCAGACGTTAAAAACGGAAATATACTTCGCTTCAACGGCGAATTAATTCAGGTTGAAGAGTTTATACACCGTACCCCGGGCAACTTGCGCGCATTTTACCAGGCCCGTATGCGCAATGTGAAAACAGGTAAACTGGTTGAATACCGTTTCCGTACCGACGAAGAGGTTGATATTGCCCGCGTTGAAACTAACGATTACCAATATTTGTACGACGAAGGTGATTCATTAGTAGTAATGGATAACACCACATACGATCAGCACAACGTACCAAAATCATTATTTGGCCCGGCAGTAAAATTCCTGAAAGAAGGAATGAACGTGATCGTAGCTTTTGAAAGCGATGAGCCTATTATGGGTTCAATCCCAGGCTCGGCCGAATTAGAGGTTACTTACACCGAGCCTGCTGTTAAAGGCGATACCTCAAGCGGTGCGCTTAAAGCTGCAACCCTCGAAACAGGTGCCGAGATCCGTGTACCATTGTTCATCAATATCGGCGACAAAATTAAAGTAGATACCGCGTCAGGCTCATACGTAGAGCGCGCGAAATAA
- the hisS gene encoding histidine--tRNA ligase, whose amino-acid sequence MKNAFVKYLFNKGDAEKFKPYKNRFRYYLSINNPNERYSEILKGFKFLIKTNSTLERLINFEILIKKSLSPSKLSPNISKKALRYDLTVPFARYVVQHQNEITFPFKRFQVQPVWRADRPQRGRYREFYQCDADVVGSDSLLNEAEFVMIYDEALTKLGLKDFSIKINNRKILSGIAQVINKADNIIDLTVAIDKLDKIGLDGVIKELLEKGFTDADIDKLKPVILLEGNNVEKLASLREALASSEIGLKGCDEIETVFGYIERCPLQTAKLELDITLARGLNYYTGAIFEVKTNEVNMGSIGGGGRYDDLTGMFGLKGLTGAGISFGADRIYDVLEELNLFPADSNQTTKVLICNFDKGGELYALPLLMQLRRNNINAELYPAGAKIKKQMEYANNKNIPYVVVIGADEMQSGLLSFKDMTSGEQEKLTADEIVEKLNR is encoded by the coding sequence ATCAAAAATGCTTTTGTGAAATACCTATTTAACAAGGGTGATGCGGAAAAATTTAAACCATATAAAAACCGATTTAGATATTATTTATCAATCAATAATCCGAATGAAAGATATTCTGAGATTCTTAAGGGGTTTAAATTTCTAATCAAAACAAACTCCACTTTAGAACGACTTATCAATTTTGAAATATTGATTAAAAAAAGTTTATCGCCTTCTAAATTATCTCCCAATATATCTAAAAAAGCCCTCCGTTACGACCTTACCGTGCCCTTCGCGCGCTACGTTGTACAACACCAAAACGAGATCACCTTCCCGTTCAAGCGCTTCCAGGTGCAGCCGGTTTGGCGCGCAGATCGTCCTCAACGAGGCCGTTATCGCGAGTTTTACCAATGCGATGCCGATGTAGTTGGTTCTGATTCGTTATTGAATGAGGCTGAATTTGTGATGATTTATGATGAAGCTTTAACCAAGCTCGGCCTTAAAGATTTCAGCATAAAAATCAATAATAGAAAAATACTATCAGGAATTGCGCAAGTTATAAACAAAGCTGATAACATTATTGATTTGACTGTAGCGATAGATAAGCTGGATAAAATTGGCTTGGATGGCGTAATAAAAGAGCTGCTTGAAAAAGGTTTTACTGATGCCGATATCGACAAATTAAAACCTGTTATCCTGCTTGAAGGAAACAATGTTGAAAAGCTGGCCAGCCTGCGCGAAGCTTTGGCATCATCAGAAATCGGCTTAAAAGGTTGCGACGAGATAGAAACCGTTTTCGGCTATATTGAACGCTGTCCGCTGCAAACCGCCAAACTGGAACTGGATATTACCCTTGCCCGTGGCTTAAACTACTATACCGGTGCCATATTCGAGGTTAAAACCAACGAGGTAAATATGGGTAGCATTGGCGGCGGTGGCCGTTATGATGACCTTACCGGCATGTTCGGTTTAAAAGGCCTAACCGGTGCAGGGATCTCTTTTGGTGCCGATAGGATTTATGATGTACTGGAAGAGCTTAACCTTTTCCCTGCCGATAGTAACCAAACCACCAAGGTACTGATCTGTAATTTTGATAAAGGGGGTGAGCTTTATGCACTGCCTCTACTAATGCAGTTACGCCGCAACAATATTAACGCGGAACTCTATCCTGCCGGGGCCAAGATTAAAAAACAAATGGAGTACGCCAATAATAAAAACATCCCTTATGTGGTTGTGATTGGCGCCGATGAAATGCAGAGTGGATTGTTGAGCTTTAAAGATATGACCAGCGGGGAGCAGGAGAAACTGACGGCGGATGAGATAGTGGAGAAACTGAACCGTTGA
- a CDS encoding HD domain-containing protein — MNKKKIINDPVYGFITIPTELIFDLIAHPYFQRLRYIKQLGMTHLVYPGALHTRFHHALGAMYLMATALETLRGKGHNITHEEEEAVTIAILLHDIGHGPFSHALENTIIDGIAHEDISSMLMNKLNEEFEGKLTMAISIFNDTYPRKFLHHLVSSQLDMDRLDYLNRDSFFTGVSEGVISSERIIKMLNVKDDHVVVDEKGIYSIEKFLIARRLMYWQVYLHKTVIAGEEVLTKIFKRGRKLIADGEELFATPALMHFLKNRISRDAFMNEDHHLETFAGLDDTDIMASVKVWASHPDFVLSTLCKNLVQRNLFRVDITNECPDEVFVEQLRQKAIEKYGITYDDAAAYFVFTTSIRNSAYSPGDGNIGILMKNGHVKDIAEASDNSNLVALAKTVKKHILCYNKELLN, encoded by the coding sequence TTGAATAAAAAGAAAATAATTAACGATCCGGTTTATGGGTTTATCACCATTCCAACCGAGCTGATCTTCGATTTGATAGCACACCCCTATTTTCAGCGGTTGCGGTATATTAAGCAATTGGGCATGACACACCTGGTTTATCCCGGCGCATTGCATACCCGCTTTCATCACGCTTTAGGCGCCATGTACCTCATGGCTACCGCGCTGGAAACCCTGCGCGGAAAAGGGCACAACATCACCCACGAAGAAGAGGAAGCTGTAACCATAGCTATTTTATTGCATGATATAGGCCACGGCCCTTTCTCGCACGCTTTAGAAAATACCATTATTGACGGCATTGCGCATGAGGATATTTCGTCTATGCTGATGAACAAGCTTAACGAGGAGTTTGAAGGTAAGCTTACCATGGCTATCAGCATTTTTAATGATACCTATCCGCGCAAGTTTTTACACCACCTGGTATCGAGCCAGCTGGATATGGACAGGCTGGATTATTTGAATCGCGACAGTTTCTTCACCGGTGTATCCGAAGGGGTGATCAGCTCAGAGCGTATCATCAAAATGCTGAACGTGAAAGATGATCATGTGGTGGTTGACGAAAAAGGCATTTACTCGATAGAGAAATTTTTGATTGCCCGCCGCCTGATGTACTGGCAGGTGTATCTGCATAAAACCGTAATTGCAGGCGAGGAAGTGCTGACCAAAATATTTAAACGCGGCCGTAAGTTGATTGCCGATGGCGAAGAGCTTTTCGCTACACCCGCGTTGATGCACTTTTTAAAAAACCGCATCAGCCGGGATGCTTTTATGAACGAGGATCATCATCTTGAAACTTTTGCCGGCCTGGATGATACCGATATCATGGCCTCGGTAAAAGTATGGGCCTCACACCCTGATTTTGTATTATCAACACTTTGCAAAAACCTGGTGCAGCGCAATTTATTCAGGGTTGATATTACTAACGAATGCCCGGATGAGGTTTTTGTGGAGCAATTGCGGCAGAAAGCAATCGAAAAATATGGTATTACTTATGATGATGCGGCTGCTTATTTTGTGTTCACCACATCTATCCGCAATAGCGCCTATAGCCCAGGCGATGGCAATATCGGCATCTTAATGAAAAATGGCCACGTAAAAGATATTGCCGAGGCGAGCGATAACTCGAATTTAGTAGCATTGGCCAAAACGGTTAAGAAACACATATTGTGTTATAATAAGGAGTTGTTGAATTAA
- a CDS encoding bifunctional UDP-3-O-[3-hydroxymyristoyl] N-acetylglucosamine deacetylase/3-hydroxyacyl-ACP dehydratase, whose product MNVKQRTIKAPVSVSGTGLHTGQRVTMTFNPAPENHGYKFRRVDIPGSPIIDADVDNVSDTSRGTSISQNGATVNTVEHVLAALVGLEVDNVLIDMDGPETPIMDGSSIQFVDVITETGLVEQDADREYYHIPYNIHYSEPDRKVEMVAMPLDDYRFTCMVDYNSQVLGSQHASISTIGEFKKEIASCRTFCFLHELEMLLKHDLIKGGDLNNAIVVVDKDVDQEELNHLAKLFNRKDISVAPQGILNNIELRHQNEPARHKLLDMIGDLALVGVPLKGHIMAARPGHAANVAFAKKIKALIKKEKSRKQVKTYDLNAKPLFDTVDIMGMLPHRQPFLMIDKILELTKSHVVGAKNVTINEEFFKGHFPGAPIFPGVLQIEGMVQTGGILVLNTVPDPQNYLTLFLKIENARFKSKVVPGDTIIYVCDLTAPIRRGIATMKGVGMVGDRIVVEAELMAQIVKVKETEA is encoded by the coding sequence ATGAACGTTAAACAAAGAACTATTAAAGCGCCGGTTTCGGTATCAGGAACAGGCTTGCACACCGGTCAGCGGGTTACCATGACCTTTAACCCCGCCCCTGAAAACCACGGTTACAAATTCAGGAGGGTTGATATCCCCGGTTCGCCTATTATTGATGCCGACGTTGATAACGTAAGCGATACTTCGCGCGGAACATCTATCAGCCAGAACGGTGCTACGGTTAACACTGTTGAGCACGTGCTTGCGGCGTTGGTTGGCCTTGAGGTGGATAATGTGCTGATTGATATGGATGGTCCTGAAACCCCCATTATGGATGGCAGCTCGATACAATTTGTTGATGTAATTACCGAAACCGGCCTTGTTGAGCAGGATGCCGACCGCGAATATTACCATATCCCCTACAACATCCACTACTCTGAGCCCGACCGTAAGGTAGAGATGGTAGCTATGCCTTTGGATGATTACCGCTTTACCTGCATGGTTGATTATAACTCGCAGGTGTTGGGTAGCCAGCATGCCAGTATCTCAACCATTGGCGAGTTTAAAAAGGAGATCGCTTCATGCCGTACCTTCTGCTTTTTGCATGAGCTGGAAATGCTGTTGAAGCACGACCTGATAAAAGGCGGCGATCTGAACAATGCCATCGTAGTTGTTGATAAAGATGTTGACCAGGAAGAATTAAACCACCTGGCCAAACTATTTAACCGTAAAGATATCAGCGTTGCCCCTCAAGGCATCCTGAACAATATCGAACTTCGCCACCAAAACGAGCCTGCACGTCACAAACTGCTTGACATGATAGGCGATCTGGCTTTGGTTGGCGTGCCTTTGAAAGGTCATATCATGGCTGCAAGGCCGGGCCACGCCGCTAACGTTGCTTTCGCTAAAAAGATCAAAGCTTTAATTAAAAAAGAAAAAAGCCGCAAGCAGGTAAAAACTTACGACCTGAACGCCAAACCGCTTTTTGATACGGTTGATATCATGGGGATGCTACCCCACCGTCAGCCATTCCTGATGATCGATAAGATATTGGAACTTACCAAAAGCCACGTTGTGGGAGCCAAAAACGTAACCATTAACGAGGAGTTTTTTAAGGGCCACTTCCCTGGAGCACCGATATTTCCGGGTGTGTTGCAGATTGAAGGTATGGTGCAAACCGGCGGTATCCTGGTATTGAATACCGTTCCCGATCCGCAAAATTACCTTACCCTGTTCCTGAAAATTGAGAACGCACGCTTTAAAAGCAAGGTAGTACCCGGCGATACTATTATTTACGTGTGCGACCTTACCGCCCCTATCCGCCGCGGCATCGCGACAATGAAAGGTGTAGGCATGGTAGGCGACCGTATTGTTGTTGAAGCCGAACTGATGGCCCAAATTGTAAAAGTAAAAGAAACAGAAGCATGA
- a CDS encoding ABC transporter ATP-binding protein, producing the protein MTITLQNIGRRFNRDWIFKGVDYTFTSGQSYAILGHNGSGKSTLLQVLNGSLSPSAGKIEFADNGTAIEIDKVFNYLSLAAPYLELIEEFTLSEMIDFHFKFKSFKSGMDKEQLIALLNLPKSTNKLIKYFSSGMKQRLKLALAFCADTPMLMLDEPTSNLDTQGVDWYLSLVQQFAEGRLTIVCSNQEHEYGFCEHRLSIVDYKG; encoded by the coding sequence TTGACCATCACCCTCCAAAACATCGGCCGCCGCTTTAACCGCGACTGGATTTTTAAAGGGGTAGATTACACTTTTACTTCCGGACAATCGTACGCCATCCTCGGCCATAACGGCTCCGGAAAGTCAACCCTGTTGCAGGTTTTAAATGGCAGCCTTTCCCCTTCTGCAGGTAAAATTGAATTTGCCGATAACGGAACCGCTATTGAAATTGATAAGGTATTTAATTATCTGAGCCTTGCCGCACCTTATTTGGAGTTGATAGAAGAGTTTACACTGAGCGAAATGATCGATTTCCACTTCAAGTTTAAAAGCTTTAAATCGGGGATGGATAAAGAGCAACTCATAGCTTTGCTAAACCTGCCTAAAAGCACCAATAAGCTTATCAAATATTTCTCATCCGGCATGAAACAGCGCCTTAAACTGGCTCTGGCTTTTTGTGCCGATACCCCTATGCTGATGCTGGACGAGCCAACATCCAACCTCGATACCCAGGGCGTTGATTGGTACCTTAGTTTGGTACAACAATTTGCGGAAGGGCGTTTAACCATTGTATGCTCTAACCAGGAGCATGAGTATGGTTTTTGTGAGCATAGGTTGAGCATTGTGGATTATAAAGGTTAG
- the lpxA gene encoding acyl-ACP--UDP-N-acetylglucosamine O-acyltransferase, which translates to MIQPLAYIHPQAKIADNVVIEPFVTIHKDVEIGEGTWIGSNSVIMDGARIGKNCRIFPGAVVSAPPQDLKYKGEQSTVTIGDNTTIRECVTLNRGTALDKNTTTIGSNCLLMAYVHVAHDCVIGNNVIVANAVQLAGHITVYDYAFIGGSSAVHQFVEIGAHSMISGGSLVRKDVPPYTKAGREPLSYVGINSVGLRRRGFSAATIAEIQEIYRIIFLKKYNVTKALDIIEAEFTPSEERDEIINFLQNSQRGIMKGFGNT; encoded by the coding sequence ATGATCCAGCCTTTAGCATACATACACCCACAGGCCAAAATAGCCGATAACGTGGTAATTGAGCCTTTCGTAACCATCCACAAGGATGTTGAAATTGGCGAAGGCACCTGGATCGGCTCCAACTCGGTAATTATGGATGGTGCCCGCATCGGTAAAAACTGCCGGATCTTCCCCGGCGCGGTAGTATCTGCCCCGCCGCAGGATCTGAAATATAAAGGCGAGCAAAGCACCGTAACCATTGGCGATAACACCACCATCCGCGAATGCGTAACCCTTAACCGCGGTACCGCCCTCGATAAGAATACTACCACCATTGGCAGCAACTGCCTGCTGATGGCCTACGTACACGTAGCGCACGATTGTGTTATCGGTAACAACGTTATCGTAGCCAACGCTGTACAGCTGGCTGGTCACATTACAGTTTATGATTATGCTTTTATCGGCGGTTCATCTGCAGTACACCAGTTTGTAGAAATTGGCGCACACAGCATGATCTCGGGCGGTTCGCTGGTACGTAAGGATGTGCCTCCTTATACCAAGGCTGGCAGGGAACCATTATCATACGTAGGTATTAACTCGGTAGGTTTGCGCCGCCGTGGCTTTTCTGCTGCAACCATTGCCGAGATCCAGGAGATTTACCGTATTATCTTCTTAAAAAAGTACAACGTAACCAAAGCCCTCGATATCATTGAAGCCGAGTTTACCCCAAGCGAAGAACGCGATGAGATCATCAACTTCCTCCAAAACTCGCAACGCGGTATCATGAAAGGGTTTGGGAATACCTGA
- a CDS encoding bifunctional response regulator/alkaline phosphatase family protein, with protein sequence MQDTTILWADDEIDLLRPHILFLGEKGYKVTTVTNGYDAVDSFKNNYYDLVFLDENMPGLTGLETLQQIKNINNDVPIVLITKNEEEYLMEDAIGSKIDDYLIKPVHPKQILLTIKKLTENKRLVTEKTTMAYQMDFRTLGMTLNENLSHQEWVDVYKKLIYWELELEKLEDAGMHEILTLQKAEANMQFCKFVERNYLNWIKNPDLAPTSSIQLFKKKVFPKLDGKGPVFFILIDNLRYDQFKIINPIISEYFRLEEEDTYYSILPTATQYARNAIFSGLMPLDMEKRYPSMWQNDEDEGGKNLYEAEFLADHLKRVLRKDCKHSYHKILNIDEGRALNESVNNLMNNELNVVVYNFVDMLSHARTDMQMIRELASDDAAYRSLTLSWFEHSPLLDLLKFLAQKQVRVVITTDHGTIRVKNPSKIVGDRNTNTNLRYKQGKNLNYNAKEVFHIRNPHDAMLPRLHISSSFVFAKEDSYFVYPNNYNHFVNFYNETFQHGGISLEEMIVPIVTYGPK encoded by the coding sequence ATGCAAGACACCACCATTTTGTGGGCCGATGACGAAATTGACCTGCTACGACCACATATACTTTTCCTGGGCGAAAAGGGCTACAAAGTAACCACCGTTACCAACGGTTACGATGCAGTCGATTCGTTCAAAAACAATTACTACGATCTTGTTTTTTTAGATGAAAACATGCCTGGCCTAACCGGCCTGGAAACGCTGCAGCAGATTAAAAACATCAATAACGACGTGCCTATCGTACTCATCACCAAAAACGAGGAAGAGTATTTGATGGAGGATGCCATCGGCTCGAAGATTGATGATTACCTGATCAAGCCGGTACACCCAAAGCAGATACTGCTTACCATTAAAAAGCTTACCGAAAACAAGCGCCTGGTTACCGAGAAAACCACCATGGCCTACCAGATGGATTTCCGTACCCTGGGCATGACGCTTAACGAAAACCTGAGCCATCAGGAATGGGTTGATGTTTATAAAAAGCTCATTTACTGGGAACTGGAACTCGAGAAACTGGAAGATGCCGGCATGCACGAGATCCTTACCCTGCAAAAGGCCGAGGCCAACATGCAGTTTTGCAAATTTGTGGAACGTAACTATTTAAACTGGATCAAAAACCCGGATTTGGCACCAACGTCGTCAATCCAATTGTTTAAAAAGAAGGTATTCCCTAAGCTGGATGGAAAAGGTCCGGTTTTCTTTATTTTGATAGATAACCTGCGTTACGATCAATTCAAGATCATCAACCCGATCATATCCGAATATTTCAGGTTGGAGGAAGAGGATACTTATTATAGCATCCTGCCAACCGCAACACAGTACGCCCGAAACGCTATCTTCTCGGGTCTGATGCCGCTGGATATGGAAAAACGCTATCCAAGTATGTGGCAAAACGACGAGGACGAAGGCGGCAAAAACCTGTACGAAGCCGAATTTTTAGCCGATCATCTGAAACGTGTGCTGCGCAAGGATTGCAAACACTCATACCACAAAATATTAAACATTGATGAGGGCCGTGCGCTGAACGAATCGGTAAACAACCTCATGAATAACGAGCTTAATGTTGTGGTGTATAACTTTGTGGATATGCTGTCGCATGCCCGTACAGATATGCAAATGATCCGCGAGCTGGCCAGTGATGATGCCGCTTACCGTTCATTAACGCTATCATGGTTTGAGCATTCACCATTGCTTGATCTGCTTAAATTCCTCGCGCAAAAACAGGTACGCGTAGTAATCACTACTGATCATGGTACCATCCGCGTAAAAAACCCAAGCAAAATTGTAGGCGACCGTAATACCAACACCAACCTGCGCTATAAACAAGGCAAAAACCTTAATTATAATGCCAAAGAGGTGTTCCACATCCGCAACCCGCACGATGCAATGCTGCCAAGACTGCACATCAGCTCAAGCTTTGTGTTTGCTAAAGAGGATAGCTACTTTGTGTACCCTAATAACTACAACCACTTTGTTAATTTTTATAACGAAACTTTTCAGCACGGAGGCATTTCGTTAGAAGAGATGATTGTGCCTATTGTTACTTACGGGCCTAAGTAA
- the lpxD gene encoding UDP-3-O-(3-hydroxymyristoyl)glucosamine N-acyltransferase codes for MQFSAQDIAMLLNGTVEGDAAVTVNQLAKIEEAGESCLSFLSNPKYEQYLYTTNASIVIINNGQQLTGPVKATLIRVENAYSAFTQVLQQYNSFRLNKKGIEEPNFIHPSAQVGADPYIGAFAYIGQDVKIGDNCKIYPNVNIGDNVTLGNNVTLFAGVTVYFDCVIGNNVTIHSGTVIGSDGFGFAPNPDGTYTKIAQIGNVVIEDDVEVGANTAIDRATMGSTIIRKGAKIDNLVQVAHNVEVGVNTVIAGQAGISGSTKIGDRVVIGGQVGIAGHLSIANGTQFSAQTGINSSITEEGKVWGGTPYMPYKDYLRAHAKLRKLPELDRRVYELEKLIEELRKGKAAE; via the coding sequence ATGCAATTTAGTGCTCAAGATATAGCGATGCTGCTTAACGGAACAGTTGAGGGTGATGCAGCAGTTACAGTAAACCAGCTGGCTAAAATAGAAGAGGCCGGCGAGAGCTGTCTTTCTTTTTTATCCAACCCCAAGTACGAGCAGTATTTGTATACTACCAATGCTTCTATCGTAATTATTAATAATGGCCAGCAGTTAACCGGCCCGGTAAAGGCAACGCTGATCCGTGTGGAGAATGCCTACAGTGCGTTTACCCAGGTGTTGCAGCAATACAACTCATTCCGGCTTAACAAAAAAGGGATTGAGGAACCTAATTTTATCCATCCATCCGCACAGGTTGGTGCCGACCCATACATAGGCGCTTTTGCCTACATAGGCCAGGACGTAAAAATTGGTGATAACTGCAAAATCTATCCAAACGTAAACATTGGCGATAATGTAACACTTGGTAATAATGTTACCCTTTTTGCCGGCGTAACCGTTTATTTTGACTGTGTGATTGGTAATAACGTAACCATCCACTCGGGTACGGTTATTGGCAGCGACGGCTTTGGATTTGCCCCTAACCCTGACGGAACTTACACCAAAATTGCCCAGATAGGCAATGTGGTGATTGAGGATGATGTTGAGGTAGGTGCCAATACGGCTATCGACAGGGCTACCATGGGTTCTACCATTATTCGTAAAGGTGCCAAAATTGATAACCTGGTACAGGTGGCGCATAATGTTGAGGTGGGTGTAAATACGGTAATTGCAGGGCAGGCAGGTATATCGGGCAGTACTAAAATTGGCGACAGGGTTGTAATCGGCGGGCAGGTTGGTATTGCCGGTCACCTGAGTATAGCTAACGGTACACAGTTTTCGGCACAAACGGGTATCAACAGTTCTATAACTGAAGAGGGTAAGGTATGGGGAGGTACTCCATATATGCCATATAAAGATTACCTTCGTGCCCACGCTAAGTTGCGTAAACTGCCCGAGCTTGACCGCAGGGTTTACGAACTTGAAAAATTGATTGAAGAACTACGTAAAGGCAAAGCAGCAGAATAA